ACAAACCGGTTAGAGCCCAAGTGGAGTTCTCTTAAGGAAGTAAGGTTACCAATGCACGACGGTATCGATCGGTCGAGCTCGTTGCTGCTCAAATTTAAGAAAGCCAAGCTTGGGAGGTTACAGATGTCTTCAGGAACCGGCCCTCGTAGTTTGTTGTCATCAAGATACAAGCCTTGAATTTCCCCCATCCTCGCGATTGTTGTGGGAATAGGCCCGGTCAAGTCGTTATCTCTGACGTTGAAGAGGGTCAAGCCACTCAAATTGCCGACCTCGCTAGGAATGCCACCAACGAGCTTGGAACTCTCTAGGGAAAGCCACTTCAGATTTCTGGAGAGATTCCCTATCGACGAAGGAAGGAAAGTGTTGAAATTGTTCACCTGCAGGCCGATGGCCCTCAAATATCTACAATTACCTAAAGCTGTGATTATGCTCAATCCATCACTTGAAGGTTCACTGGTCAAATTGTTCCCGCCCAGGTTGAACATTTGCAAGTACTTCAATTTGCCTAGCGAGGAAGGAATAGAGCCAGAGAATGAGTTCATCGGCAGGTCCTAGATCGGTTAATTGGGAACAGTTGGAGAGAGAGCTCGGGATCGGGCCTGTTAAGTAGTTCATGCCGAGGAAAAGTTGCATGAGATTTGGCATAGATAAGCCGACGCTCGATGGCAAAGTTCCAGTGAGAAGATTCCAAGGCGCCGTGATCATTTGAATTGTCGATATGTTGAAGATCGCCAGTGGGATGGGCCCGGACAAGCTGTTGTTTGTTAGGCCCAGACGCTGCAAGTTCCGTAGGTTCCCAATTTCGGACGGTATTTCCCCTGAAAGTTCgaatcaaagatgataaaaatcACGAAATCTCATTGGCTCTCGTTGTCGCGGATAACTTGATATGTGCAAGTTGGCTTGACCGGTGATGCTGATAGGAGTAGGACTCAAGTGCAATGCAATTTCCAGATTCTCAATGGGTCGAATTGTAACTTCAAGACACGAAGCTAGAGCAGCCAACACTACATTAAATCCTTAAAATAGCAAGTTTGATAAGGAGACATACCAATCAAATTGTTGTAGCCGAGATATAACCGGTTAAGCGTAGTCAAGTTTCCGAGCTCTCTAGGTATGGCTCCTGAAAAATTATTCACTGAAAGGGACAGAAACTGAAGTTGCCTGCATTCAGATAAACTGGATGGTATCTCCCCACTGAACTGGTTGCCGGTCAAGAGCAGTCCTTGTAAGTTCGGAAGATTCCCGCAAATGTTCCGGGGAAGGTCGCCAGATAAGTTGTTGTATTTGAGATCGATTTCCAAAAGTGGAGATTCACTGCAAAAGGAGGACGGCATCGCACCCGAGAGCTGATTGCTGCTGAGGTTGATCGCCTTCAGCATCGGCATATTGAAAATCAGCGACGGGATCGAGCGCGCCAGCTGGTTTTCGCTGAGATCGAGCTTCTGCAGCGTGGACACGTTGCAAATAGACTCCGGTATCGCACCGGAGAAGCCGTTGCTGTTCAAGAACAGGTACTCGAGCCGGGGCAACGAGGCGAGCCATGGCGGGATCTCCCCTTCGAAGGAGTTGCCGCTGACGCTGAAGTACTGAAGCCGGCGGAGGCGCGAGAGCTCCACCGGGAGAGATCCGTGGAACGTGTTGTTGGAGATGTCGAAGTAGGCGAGGAAAGAGAGGTTGCCCAGGTGAGGAGGGAGCGTGCCTGAGAGGCCCATGAAGGCAAGGTTGAGGCTCGTGACCCTGCTAGTGTGGGTGGTGCCACAGGTGATCCCCACCCAGTTGCAGACCGATGTTGTCTCTGTCCAGTTTGTGGACAAGAGATCTTCTGGGTCATCGGTTATGTGCTGTTTCAGGGCAAGAAGGGAGGCCTGGTCTGTGGAGCTGCTGGGTTGTTCAGCCATGGCTGCTGGTCCAATGAAgcagtggagagagagaagcaataGTGCAGTCATGATGTTGATGGAGGCTCTTGGTGTTGTCTCCATTAGTGAAGTTTTTTTATGGTAGAGAACTGGATGAAGCAGAAGTATGCTGGTGCTGGCCGGGACGTTATATGCTAGGAAAAGTTGAAGCCTTTTGTCGTTAAAAGAGTGTCCCCAAATCATtataaaaatagttaattttcaaGATATATATTATGTATATCACGGAAATAATCGATGCATTgcaaattatattttctttggtcAAATTATGTTTCTCATGTAATTTGGTAACtgtcaaaaagtacaatcaaatctcaagacttatcaagttggtgcaatcaagtgATTTCATTAACTTTTTGAGAATGTACTAACTTGGTGAGTTTTTGGACTTGATTGTATAGActtaacaagttttaaaacttaatttttggactaaattaTACTTTTATAATAAGCTTTATAGCTTGATTGtatttgttaaaatatttaggactcaatcatattttcgtgataaattttaggactttcagtatacttattataatttttatgtaaaatgCTATAATAATTGCAACTTTAACAAGCAGAGACTCAGACATAGACAAATCCAAAGATATTAGGAATCATAAAAAGAAGGCGGTAATTATGGCGCCAAGTGAGTATTGTATATAATATTTTACAAttatataatttgaaaaaaatttataatattcaactaaatgtcatttgaaaattatgacattggcgatgttaattttttttttccgcttttCAAACGTTAGAACTTTTTCTTCTCGGACTTGGTTGGTGACTTGTCGGACTTGCCACGTTCCTAGGAATTTGGTCCCAACTACTCTGTACGAAATCCGGATAATTTGATAGAGATGGAACGTTCGGGGAGAGTGGTGTCAAGTCAAGGTCTTCGCGGAGTGCGATCTGTCAACTTTCCACTCAATAAAGTGCCTTGGCAAAGTCTTCTCACTCGGCATTCGTGAAGCCGAATCTTACCGTGTTGACCGATGCTTGCAGAAATGGTTGCTGATGATCTAGCGGAAAATGGCACTCAGGGtacatttaaacaaaaaaaaaggttcacaGCTATAACAGGCCgagacaaaattatcaaaaatgtcctaaacatattacacgtatgtcaattcaattataaattttcaatttggtcaattaagCCTTAAATCCTTTGAGGATTTGCTAACGTAGTCTTTCAAGtcaattttggttagaaatcgctgatatggacgacggtcatcctacgtggtacgaccggcgttgatgtgaactattttttttgtacatttcttttaaattttatttttcttttaacaaagtaaaagatggaaaaaagaaaaacaacttaGAAATTCTTTAAAACTTTGCAAAAACTATCCATTGGCGAGTTGTATCCCATATGATGGGTGATGTTTACGTGACTTTCAGAAAAAATCAGCAACAAAGCAATATATCATCACAACAAAGGTGGATTAACGAAAGGAGCATTAAAACTCTAATCCCTGCCGGAGAAATTAAGAGACAAATCGGAGgaggattttaatttttagaatcgTTCACTTGGTAGATCTTGATTTCAACAAAGGTTGCTTTTGCGACTGATGAGGGTAAGTAATCTGCTCTTGttttggattgaaaacaaaagaattcgAGGTCGGGTTTGGTATGGTCGGCCCTGTGACAAACTTATCATGATATGCGCATTTATCCATCGAACTAAACTTGTTGGATAATCTATTTCAAATTGGTATTAGAATAGGAAATCCAATATTCGAAATTGACGGTGTGTTTTCGAGCCGGCAAGAGACTTTCGATCCATTGATTAAATAGACTGGTCAGGGTTCCCTGCAATTTTGCAAATCCTGTCATTTGGTTCTCTGCTTTTTACCTTACCCCATTGAATTTCTTGTGGCAGAGATCACAGATGCCTTTGAGAAAGGCTCGGGTTTTGATCAAACGGAGAGAGGTATGACTAACCAGGCGAGTGGGGACCCTGTAGTTATTCATTGTTTTCTGATCAAGTACATATTTTTTTGGGCTAAGTCATTGTAAGATCATCAGACTAAGAATTTGACCTGTTGCTATGGTTGGTTAGGTGCGGTACTTGCGCAAGTGGAAGCAGAGAAGAGGCCGGCTTTGATCAGAGCTTGGGAAGAGAGTGAGAAATCCAAGGCTGAGATCAAGTAAGAGACTCTTCACTTGTGATTGCCCTCCCCTTGCATTGAGTCCTGGTTGATTTGAGCGAGATCTTGAGACAGGGCATACAAAAAGCTAGCCATCACTGGGTCTTGGGAAAACACCCAGATAGCTTCTGTCGAGGCTAGGATAAAGGAAATCGAGGTGAGCGAAATTCAAACCGTGTTTGAAAATGTTCTCAGGCGTCCCGGTTCTCTCTAGCCCACCATCTGAATTATGCGCGGAGCGAAACTGGAACTCTGATTTTCACGGTGTTGTAATTCGATTCGTTCGGGAGGGTCTAGATTGCTACCGATGtgatttgttcttcttcacAAATGGTAGGAGGagatagaaaagaagaaggccGAGCAGGCAGAGAAAATCAGGAGCAGATTAGTTGAAATTCACAAGGAAACCGATGAAAAGAAGGCGACGATGGAAGCGAAACGAGGCGAAGACATCATCAAGGTACAAGAGGCAGCTGCCAAGTTCCCTGCCACCGGTTATGTACCGAGGAAGCTCCTCGGATGCTTCGGCAGCCGAGTTTCCTTGGCCAAAATCGATTCAAGAAGGGCAACAACGACCAAATTTCTCCTCTAAACTGGTGCTTCACTATCGTTAACGTTCGACCCTCTTTGTTTTCTTACCATCAGGCGGATCCGGATTgcctaacattgggattttcgtgacatgcgtgacatta
This sequence is a window from Rhodamnia argentea isolate NSW1041297 chromosome 3, ASM2092103v1, whole genome shotgun sequence. Protein-coding genes within it:
- the LOC125314202 gene encoding receptor kinase-like protein Xa21 is translated as METTPRASINIMTALLLLSLHCFIGPAAMAEQPSSSTDQASLLALKQHITDDPEDLLSTNWTETTSVCNWVGITCGTTHTSRVTSLNLAFMGLSGTLPPHLGNLSFLAYFDISNNTFHGSLPVELSRLRRLQYFSVSGNSFEGEIPPWLASLPRLEYLFLNSNGFSGAIPESICNVSTLQKLDLSENQLARSIPSLIFNMPMLKAINLSSNQLSGAMPSSFCSESPLLEIDLKYNNLSGDLPRNICGNLPNLQGLLLTGNQFSGEIPSSLSECRQLQFLSLSVNNFSGAIPRELGNLTTLNRLYLGYNNLIGEDLVAYICDFGIAKLLGEENSMTRTKTLATIGYMAPEYGSGGYVSTRGDVYSYGILLMEIFTGKRPTDEMFSGEESLKRWVKSSLPDAVGDVLDAKLLSREEPTAAKLECVSTILELATHCCTELPEKRMGMNDVLAKLKKIRTVLGQR
- the LOC115732621 gene encoding remorin 1.4-like, coding for MVADDLAENGTQEITDAFEKGSGFDQTERGAVLAQVEAEKRPALIRAWEESEKSKAEIKAYKKLAITGSWENTQIASVEARIKEIEEEIEKKKAEQAEKIRSRLVEIHKETDEKKATMEAKRGEDIIKVQEAAAKFPATGYVPRKLLGCFGSRVSLAKIDSRRATTTKFLL